The Oryctolagus cuniculus chromosome 13, mOryCun1.1, whole genome shotgun sequence sequence AGTATACCAGAGTCTTAGTTTCCGAGCCATTTGTTGGAATGGCTCAGCAGGAGGCTTCCCAGGGAGTATAGGAATTATAAGCAGGTGCTGTTAGAGAGCTTGGTTCCCAGAGGTGGGCTGTACAGGGATGCCACCTGTGCCGTCACATCCAGGTCCCAGACAGAGGACCGAGGGGAAGCGGCCCCCTGGACTGTCGTGCAGTCCTGTGCTGGAGATGGAACTCGGCTGCGGGATGGTGGGTGACAACTTGTGGTTGGCGAAACGCTGCTGTGAATACCTTGGGTGAATATTGGCAGTTCCTGTAGCGCCCTCAGGAGGTACGAGTTACGTGAATGGTTACTTCTCTGTCCATGTGTTGGGAAGCATCACCAGCACATCGAACTCAACGATTTTCAGGAAGTTAGTACTGGGGATAAGATTTAGAAGGAAGCTGATGTAATTGAGGCAAGTGACTGGCTAAAGAACAGTACGGAGGACAGCAGGGATGGTGGGGATGGCTCTCAGCCGTGGGGGTTTATAAGCGCCAGCCCAAGTGAAGGTGCACAGTCCCAGGCTTGGTGTAGACAGAACCGTGAGGCCTGCCTCTCGAGCTGTTTGTACATTTCAAGTGTTTCAGGCTGTAACTGCCAACATTCCCGACCTAGCAGAGATCAGGCTGTGAGGAGGAGCGGGCCCTGCCTCCTGTTTTGGAATCAGACCCGGCCACGCTTGAATGCCGTCTTCTTCCCTGATCTGACTTCACCCTTGGCCGTGCACCCACAATGCTCCCAGGTCATGACTGAGTCAGTATCTTGATTCTCACGGGACCTCCAACTGCACAGGCACAGGACCTGCTTTTCTTGTCCACTGATGCACGCCTGCTTCCTGTGACTGGGCCTGCTTCCTGCCTATGTGAAGACGTGGAGGGGAGGGCACACTGGTTGTGCAGTGTCCTCTGAGTTGCTGCCCTGCTCTGACCTGGCCGCTCCTGACAGCAGCGAATCCTGCTgagctcttcctttcttctcttactGTCTGAGAGGCAGACTGATGGAGAAATCTCCACTCACAATTCTACTCCACAGATGCCCAtaagtgtccagggctgggcctgccaaAGGTGGgcgctggaactcaatccaggtctcccacgtgggtggcaagaacccagcgacttgagccatcagctgctccctcccagcgtgtgcaggagcagggagctggaattgggcacagagctgggactcaaacccagctgcCGGGCCAGATGCTCCCCTTGGGCCCACTTAGGCAGGGTCGTTCTTGTGCAGGGTCtccaagaagaaaaaggaagccgTTTCTCCCTGGGCACTGTCTGTGGCTTTGGGTGGCAGAAGGGCTGGTCCTGGCCTTCTAGGCTGATACCTTACAGAAACGCACCCCTTTCTTGTAGAAGAGAAACAGGTTATATTCCCAGCTACTCAGACAAGCCTGCCCAATTCAAAGGGTTGTAGATTTAGAGTGGTTTCCAGTTTCTGGATTTTCTGCCATGCTTTGTTCGCAGTGTTGTGAAATACTGACTGTTACCATCTTGCCTGTCATAGAGGAGTTGGCCTTGGTGCCACTGGCCTGTACTTCTGATTGCCCATGAAACTttgttccttcccctcccccttatTTTTCTTAGATCTTGAAATACGTGGAGTGCTTCACCGGACCCAATATTATGGCCATGCACGCAATGCTGATTAACAAACCTCCAGATGTTGGTAAAGgactcttcttattttttttgatttaattttatttttttaaacttttatttaataaatataaatttcaaaagtacagttttggattatagcgttttcccccccgtaacctccctccaaccctctttctttttttttttttaacttttatttaatgaatataaatttccaaagtacagcttatggattacaatgacttcccccccataacgtccctcccaaccacaaccctcccctttcccactccctctccccttccattctcatcaagattcattttcgtttctctttatatacagaagatcagtttagcatacattaagtaaagatttcaacagtttgctcccacacagaaacaagaagtgaaaaatactgtttgagtactagttatagcattaaatcacaatgtacagcatactaaggacaaagatcctacatgaggagtaagtgcacagtgactcctgttgttgacttaacaaattgacactcttgtttatggcatcagtaatcaccctgggctcttgtcatgagctgccaaggctatggaagccccctgagttcactggtgggtggcaggggcccaagcacttgggccatcttctgctgccttcccaggtgcatcagaagggagctgcgTTGGAAGTGCAGCattcaggactggaaccagcgctcataaaggatgccagcattgtaggtggtactTAACCAGCGGTGCCACCACAGTACTCCAGGACTCTTCTTATTAAGGAGAAGCAAGAAAAAATTGTTCAATTAACATATGTGAGGTTGATGTTCTGACCTTGGTGGTGCAGaacttccaggcttctggcttcagactggctttgCTCCTGCAGTTGcagtggctggttcactccccaaatggccacaatgaccaaagctgggccgatccaaagccaggagcttcttctgggtctcctacgcaagtgcaggggcccaaggacttgggccacagtaaactgctttctcaggccattgcacagagctggatcggaagtggagcagccaagactgaaacccccacccatatgggatgtggcactgctactccacagtactggccccttcgCATTTGATTTGACATCCAGTTGGTTGCTTCTCTCTCAAGGTTGATTTTTCTGTAGTGTTGTTTCATTTCCTGGGGATAGTTCATTTTTCTGGTTTTCTAGGCAAAGGATAAGGAATTCTGAGACTTGGACAAATGTCTTTTTAAGACATTAGatttaatttgattatttatttaaaattaaaaaaaatttgtctgagaagaaaagagagagagcgagagccctCTCAAGAAAGagcccatcttctgattcactccctgatacttgcaatgcctggggctgggccaggaactcaatccaggtacccacctgggtggcaggaactaaggtacttgaaccatcttcacccagtgccttccagggtgcagagtggcaagaaactggagttaggagccaggactGAGTATCACACCCAGGCATCTGAATGGGGATGCAGATGTCctcaccagtgtcttaaccacgggGCCTCTTGTCTGCCCTTGAACGTCTATTAACAGCAGGTTCTCTTTCAGGCAAGAAGACGTCCCGTCATCCCTTGCACCAGGATCTGTACTATTTCCCCTTCCGGCCCAGCAATCTCATTGTTTGTGCGTGGACCGCGATGGAGCACATTGACCGGAACAACGGTTGTCTGGTGGTGCTTCCCGGCACCCACAAAGGCCCCCTGAAGCCGCAGGACTACCCGCAGTGGGGGGTAGGTCTGTCTAGGAGCCGAATCTCCTTCCCGGTTTTAAATTTCACTCAGCATCCATAAAGAGCATACAGGGGAGAGGGCACTGCCTTTCTTAGCCAAGCGCTGTCCTGAGACTTAGAAGTGCGATCAGTTGGAGGATGTCAGACCAAACACCCAGTGTAGTTGTCCTTTGAACACGCGTTTGAAAACCGGCCCAGGTGGGGAACTTGAGCAGGTGCTGCGGAGGGCCCGAGATGGCATGGCCTAATCGCAGAGGAAGACGTAAGCACTTCAGCCCTGGATGTGGGTGATACGTGCCCCCCGAGTCTGCTCGCTGACTGTGGCTCTGAGAGCGGAGAAGAGGAAGGGATCGTGTGCTCCAACTGCAAAGGCCAGCAGGGCTCTTCGGAGGGCTGGTCgggggagaatggcccaagcagaGAGGCCTGGtttaaagggcagagagacagaaagagaggggaggggtgggggggagagggtgcgagagagagggagagagagagagagctcctccatctgcaaattcactccccaaatgatcacaacagccagggcttggacaGGTGTCcccagtaggtggcagggacacactgTACTTGTCACCTGCTGTGTCGCAGGATGTGcgtcagcaagaagctgggtccagAAGCctaggaaccaggactcaaaccaggcattctgatgtggcatGTGGGTTTCCCAGTCATCATCTTTGCCCCAAACTGAGCATATTTTGAGTGTATAACATGATCactttgatacacacacacacacacgcacccctgTGCAATCCCCACCACAATCGAGATAAGCTCTCTTAATCACAGGTAAACACTGAGTTACTTTCTGGCTTTGTTCATCCGTGCAGCTGTAGATGCTGGGGACTGGTATGCTCCTTTAAGCCAATGAGTGGCGGCATCAGATCGGTCCTTGAGGAAGAATAGGCTGACACTCTGGCCCAGGATGCACTGGAGCTGTGGGCGTCCAGAGCCAGAGGAACCAGAAGGAGATCATGAGCATTTGAGGCGTAAGATGAGGAGATCGGGAAGGCCTGAGAGATGGTTGGGCTGGAAGAGCACCTGCGGCAGGAAGTGGGGGTTGTAGGTCTTTAGAAGTGAAGAACCTCTGAACGTTCGACTCCGTTAGTTAGAATTCTTGCACGGATGATTAGTGTTACGTGAAAATATTTGAGTCTGGATCCTGTTAGAAAAACTTGGAATTGTGAGATCATCCATGAAGTTCCGGTTTTGGTGAGAGTTAATGCAAGTAAGCAGCAGGAGAGGCTCTGGATGCCTTAGGCCGAGGGATGTCTGTAggactccagggccaggctggggctgtccCCTCTGTGGGGCTCAGAGTGGtggcagctgcagggctgggggtctGACTCACTGAGCCTGGGTCACGTTTCCACCTTTTGCCAGAAGAGAAGGGCACTGGGTCAAGGTTCACCACTCTGCAGCAGGGAAGTGGGCGCAGACAGAGGCATGGGATTTGGGATCCCTTGGGAAGCTGAATGGgtgctcctgcctccctgccccccagtgACCCATGTAAACTCCCACACTGTGAACTTTATTGTCTTTCTCgctgtctgtctttcctctctcccttccttccctcctccctctctttccctcgctgtctccctccctccctctgtcccttccttccttctctttttctttcagagaCAAACACAGCGCATGCatgcactcccatctactggttcacgctCCCCAGAAACCCGCAGTGGCAGAGAccaaggagctgggagctcaggccaggtctctcatgtgggtggcaggaacccaagtaattttttaaaataggagcttacagcttattattttatttatttttaagatatttttatttatttgaaaggcagagttacagagagaggtagagactgagagagagaggtcttccatccactagttcactccccagatggccacaatggctaaagctgtgcagatccgaagtcaggagccaggagctttttctgggtctcccatgtgggtgcaggggcccaaggacttgggccatcctgcactgaactcctggagcacagcagagagctgttccgaagaggagcagtcggaactagaactagcactcatatgggatgctggttctggctcttcaggccaaggctttaacccactgtgccatagcaccggccccaggaacccaagtgcttgccccatattctgctgcctcgcagggtcgGCATTAGTTGAAGCTGGAGGCGGGTATGGAACTCAGGCCCCTGATGTGGAGTGTAGGCATCTACACAGCTAAGCCAAACCACACCCTGAGGCTTGCAAGCTTTACATGCTTCTCACTTGTGTTTCTGCAATAAAGAAGCAACCCATTACCTAAAGCGATAACTTGCTTTGGAAACAGTTTGAAACAAACACCaaatgtattctttttgtttttttcttactaagGACGTGACATAAATGGTTTTgagcaaaaagtaaataaagtgcAAATTGAGCATTTCCACCCTGCCCCTATTTCAGAAGGACTGGCCTCTCAGAGACGCGCCCCTGTAATGGAGAAGAATGTTCGCGAGCTCTGGGAGAGGACACTGCTGGCAAAGACTGTTACAGAGTCAGCTGGCAGGGTCAGGAGGATGGCGGGAAGTGTGACCCCTGTACTGATCCAAAAAGCAAAGCCCGTCTGTGGCTTCCTGTTTGACTCAGTCAtgaaatttcaaagattttaataCCAACACATGACTTCTCAAACCAGGCACCGAGAGGCTTTTGTGTATGGAaaactttgtctttctttccgtttttttttttaaaggttcttttatttatttgaaaggcagagatacacacacacacacacacacacacagagcgcgagagagagtgagagggagcgacagggagtgagagggagtgagagagcacttccatctgctggttccctccccaagggctggggttgggccaagctaaagccgggagcttcttcctggtctcccacattggtgcaggcacccaggttcttgggccaacatctgttgccttctcagacacattagcaggaagctggattggaagtggagcaggcaggactcgaactggcgccaatatgggatgcgagcattaTAGGCCAAAGCTTAACCcatgtaccacagtgctggcccctgaaaactTTTCCAAGACTGAttcagatgtctctttctcttggaAGAACAGAGAGCGCCCGTGCTCCCGTGGTGAGCCGTTGAACAAGTTTTTACTGATGCTGCTGCTTCCTCGTGTTTAGCTGTGTCTTCTCTTGTGTGTCGCAGGGAGGAGTTAACATAATGTACCACGGGATCCAGGACTACGAGAAGAACAACGCCCGCGTGCACCTTGTGATGGAGAAGGGGGACACAGTTTTCTTTCATCCTTTGCTCATCCATGGATCCGGGCGGAACAGAACCCAAGGCTTCCGGAAGGTATGCGTTCACGTTGCTGCAGCTTTCAGAGATGATGAgttagaaacaaaaattttaagatatatgaAAATGTGAAGGGTGTGCGAGTTTTAACTAAACTGGACTTTAGTCCAGTTTGTTTACCAGGAAATCAATTTCTGGGCCTTGTGCCCTTTTGGCTCTTATCAGTGAGAAGCCAGAGGACCTCAGGATCCTAATCATGTGGATATTACTACTGACACATGAACGTGCTCGGGATTGCTTCTTCTGGGGCGAAAATGTGGAATTTAGATGCTTGTGTAAATGATAACTGGAGGGAACTTCATGTTAATATTACTGCTGGGAAAACAGTATTGATCCAATACACGTTGTATTGATTCTGAATTGATTGCCCTGAAGCCAGAATGAACTTCAGCCATATATATGCAtctgtatatatctatatctacatagatatagagatatatatagagatatatatgtatcttttttaatCCCTTGGCCTTAGAAGGTTTTAATTTCATTGCTTGCATTCAAAAGGGAATGAGGATCCTCACACACCCCGGATGGTTGACTTCTTGGTCTCACAGACTGACGGTCCCATGGGTGCACATTCTCCCAGGATAACATGCTGTCCACACCCAATACTGGAGCTCCTTTGGGGCCCAGTGGAGCTTTCGAGTTCATGATGCTGTTCCCACCAATCCCTGAAGCCTCTCTGAGGCCAAAGGTCAGGGGTCACATTTCATGTTCCAtccattcattttcttccctGGGCTCAGTAGGGCCCAGATTAGGCTGAGGCAAGTTGAGGCAGCCTCCCCAGGGGCAAAATTTAAGGggatgaggccagtgctgtggtgtagtagactaagcctctgcttgtggtgctggcatccatatgtctgttggttcgtgtcccagctgctcctcttccaatccagagtctactatggctgggaaagcagtggaagatggcccaagtgcttgggtccctccacccacatgggagacccggatgaagctcctggctttgtcctggcccagctctggccattgtggtcatttggggtgtgaaccagcagatggtggatctttctgtctttctctgtctctgtacttgacctctcaaaaaaaaaaaaaaaacttaaaaaaattgagaggatTCCAATAAAACCTCAGCAATCAAGGTCCCTTACATGTTTCCCAAGTCACAATGAACACAAACAACCCATCCTGTGCAACAATGCCAGAATCTTAAATAGAAGATGGGATTGGACTCTGCACTCACACAGCCCTCCGAGCCACAGGAGTGAGGAGGTGCAGGGACAGTTATGCAAATGTCGCTGTGGGTTTTACTACCTGACTGTGCAGTGTTCCTCCAGGATGTTTTCAGTAGCCTTAATGCCCTGGAAAAATATTAATCATCATGACATAACAATGTGAATGCCAGTGCACACGTGTTTGCCTTTGCCTGGGGCTCTGCTGTGGCTACACGGGGGCTCACCTAAGGAAATGGAGTTTGTCACTCCACTCTCTGGAAGCTCCATGTGTTGGGCAAAGTAGTAAGTCCTCCTGCAGGGTGCAGTCACCTTAAGATATCTGACCTGTGGCAAAGACAGTGAGTTTTAACGTTGCTTTGCCACTTAGGTCTGTGTATAAGTTTTTCTGGAACGGGAAGAACCACATAACTTAAGCCTTTGCCTTGAAGGAAACACGGCCTTGGCCTTGAAGTGTTCCCTCTGATTTGCGAGGAGGTGGGCATGGGTTTTCTTTCCACGGTGTCTTTTGTTTTCATGCTTGCCATCAGAATACTAACCCTCCCAAATTTGGCAGGGGGCCTAGCCTTGGAACTAAGAAGATGACGggctacttgggatacctggcTTTGTGGGGCTTAGGAAAATCCCATGGCAAAGTTCTCTCACCTAGAGGATTGTGTTTCCTGTCCCCTCtataccttttcttttcttaaagatgtactttttatttaaaaggcaaagtgacagagaaagagagagtgagagagagagagaatctttgatgcactggttcactcctcaaatggctgcaatagccagactgggccaggctgaaagcagaatCCTGGAAGTCTGGtggggcaaggacccaagtgctttcccaagagaggtcttccatccactggttccctccccaattggctgcaatggccagagctgggctgatctgaagccaggagccaggagcttcttccaagtccacacatgggtgcaggggaccaagtaattaggccatcttctactaccttcccaggccctagcagagagctggattggaagaggagcagccaggacatgaaccagtgcccatatgggacgctggtgatataggcaaaggcttagttcactatgccacagcaccagcccccccatctacaccttttaaaaaacaatgatggGCTCAGCTGCCTCAGTTATCACACCTGGTTAAAACCATTTGTAAATTTTCAGTTAGCCTTTAACTGGGGTCCTGGGAGAGGGATGGAGCTGAGCTACAGAGACACTGATTTTGTGTCCCATGGAGCAGGCTTCCAGTGTAGAATTGGCTGGGTAAGAGAAGGCCTCCCTGCCTGGTTGGTTGCTGGCAGCAATGGGATGTGTTTCTCAATTTCACCACTCTCTATAGGCCATTTCCTGTCATTACGCCAGTGCCGACTGCCACTACATTGATGTGGAGGGCACCATCCAAGAAAACATTGGGAAGGAAGCTTCACAAATGGCGGATAAATTCCAGGGCTATGAGGGCACCGTGGACTTGAAGGTACGCTTGTGAAAAATTAGGTACAGGTGTCAGGTGTGTCTTCAGATGCTTCATGGTTCTCCCACCCAGTTGAATTCTGGGAGGTGCAGAGTGCACCTTCTGAAGTAGCTTCCCAGCATGAGAATCTTCTTCCTTCATTACCTGCAGGTGTGACCCCAGCTGGCAGGTCTTGGCATTTTTCCCACGAAATCTTGTCCCTTGCCTTTTGTTCAGTCCTTAAAATGCCTCACACAGACAACATAATCTGTCCACTGGGACTTATATCTGACACCCTGAATTTTAACACAGGATAAACACAGTATGCAGTCAGCTCTGCTTAATTGCAAGTTCTGCGTCTGTAGAGTCAATCATCCAATGTATAAAAGACAAgcagaaacatttgaaaaaatattccaCTTGTTCTGAATACATACAGACCTGTTCCTTATTAACGAGCAGACAGTCAAAGCTACCGGTGACCAGCAGACAAATTGTCTGTGTCATTAGTCCCTGAATGATCCTGAACAGTTGTTTACATAGCATAGTCATTGTACTAATATTATGAAGACTCTAAAGATGACTTGAAGTAGGCAGGAGGATGTGCACAGGTTAGATTCAGGTTTTATACACTACTTGATACTCAGATGAGGGACTGGAGCAGCCTCAGATGTTGTATTccctgggggtcctggaaccagtgCCCTGAAGATATGATGAGGTCCAGCTGCACATATGTTTGAATTCAGCAAGGCTATGCTGAATAAATACCTCCTATATTTAATTGAGTTATCGAGCAGGTCATTGTTCCTCAGGCTTACTGGGAATGGCGGTACTAATTGTTGTGATCTGCTTTATAATTCTTTGTGAGGTATCAAAGCACGTTCATGTCcattctcctgttttcttctccCACACCGTAAGGagcagtcagcacagctccatgcTGTGTAGGAGAACATAAGAGTCAGGTGGTTGGTGCAAGTTTCCTTAGCAACATAAGATTTCAGAGGCCTAATTCTAAAAtcattctttccaccataccttgCTGTTTGACCGGAAATAAATACTAAACAAGGAGGTTCAAACTGTGTCAtcaaaaaacaaagggaaaaaaagcaacaaaaattagTAACCCAAGACACTAGTTTCCCTGTCAGGGTGTAATCAGGCAGGAGTAGAATGTTCTAGATGGCTCAAGCAGTCAGCATAAAGGGCGGCAGGGaagtgcagaggaaactcttcaggAACTGGCGATGTTACGAGACATTCCCTGCAGTTAGCAGGTGCATCACCTCAGCCAGGGCTGGCGATGTGGGCCCCCACTGACTTAGTGTGGTGGCACTATTTTAGATATTACATTAATTGGAGTCTCAGAACATGGTTTACTTACTAACCAGTGTAGCAATTATGGGGAATTTTTCCCCCTATTTAACCCTATGTAGATGGTGAGTAGGCAAATAGAAGTGTTCCATAAATTCCTTCTGTTTGGCCTTATTTCCAGGATGTTTTTATATTTCGAAGTCGACTTGTGAAGGGGGAACGAGTCAACCTTTGAAACCACCCTTTGCTAAAACTCTCCTACAGGAACCCAAAACAAAACCAGGTGTCAGAAGAAAACCCTTCCCTTGTGATGGTGTCATCTGTGCTATCACTCGTTAACAAAATCACAAaccatggctcaggtacttgattGCATACAGTGAATTCTGCAGTGCAATGAGGGTGTGGTGATGGAAGTAAAAACAGTAAAACTGAAATAGTATTGTCTCAAGGAAAATCATCTGGGGTTACAACAAGATTAATAAAGATAGTTGACATAATTTCAGTGTGTGAAGTCGGTTATTTCGTTCAGTTGCTGAAATGAATGCTTTGGAACTCAGGAAGAGCTGAGGTTTGCATTTCTGTCCTGATAAACCCACAACCTACCAATTTCCTGTCGTGACAGATGCTTCTCCAATTGAGAACACCATATAACACATTGACCTTTTATTAAAGGCTTCAGGAGGACATAATAAAGACACAGTAAGGGTCTGATACAGGCCTCCTTGCACAACTTGCTCTACCCAACTGTCCTCCTTAAGAAACCCACCTggtatttctgttcttttaaaaattagtttatttatttgagaggcagagttacagacagagagggggagag is a genomic window containing:
- the LOC127488881 gene encoding phytanoyl-CoA dioxygenase, peroxisomal, encoding MDQLRAGARLRILLGHLGHPSAAAIVAHPTSGTSSPASFQPQKFQYTLDNNVLSLEQRKFYEENGYLVIKNLVSHADIQRFRSEFERICRKEVRPPGLMVMKDVAIVKSEHNLSEKSVTKVQDFQEDEELFRYCTLPEILKYVECFTGPNIMAMHAMLINKPPDVGKKTSRHPLHQDLYYFPFRPSNLIVCAWTAMEHIDRNNGCLVVLPGTHKGPLKPQDYPQWGGGVNIMYHGIQDYEKNNARVHLVMEKGDTVFFHPLLIHGSGRNRTQGFRKAISCHYASADCHYIDVEGTIQENIGKEASQMADKFQGYEGTVDLKDVFIFRSRLVKGERVNL